In Bacteriovorax stolpii, a single genomic region encodes these proteins:
- a CDS encoding acyl-CoA thioesterase — protein sequence MHNQNEPKTVADSAVEMRYLVMPNDTNPQNSIFGGVVMSWIDMAAAMVAERHSNRPVVTVHVGDISFKAPIRIGDHVLIQASINYVGKTSMLVGVKVIAENPFTGITRHTTTAYLTFVALDDIGRPIQTRGLIPETDEEKRRFESGKKRIEDMKKSKTK from the coding sequence ATGCACAATCAAAACGAGCCAAAAACCGTTGCTGATAGCGCTGTTGAAATGCGCTATCTCGTCATGCCTAACGATACCAATCCGCAAAACTCTATCTTCGGAGGAGTGGTTATGTCGTGGATCGATATGGCCGCAGCGATGGTTGCCGAGAGACACTCAAACCGTCCCGTTGTCACTGTTCACGTAGGCGATATCAGCTTTAAGGCCCCTATTAGAATTGGTGATCACGTTCTTATTCAAGCGAGTATTAACTACGTCGGAAAAACATCAATGCTCGTTGGTGTAAAAGTTATCGCGGAAAATCCTTTTACTGGAATCACCAGACACACGACGACAGCTTACCTGACGTTTGTCGCCCTGGATGACATCGGCCGCCCGATTCAAACCAGAGGGTTAATTCCAGAAACAGACGAAGAAAAAAGACGTTTTGAATCTGGAAAAAAACGCATTGAAGACATGAAAAAAAGTAAAACCAAATAA
- a CDS encoding ABC1 kinase family protein, protein MSEEFKSGKLSRFLSLGTSLTKASAQLALDAAKNKAQDYIDKNPKARDLELKIKASKEIIQTMGELKGAMMKLGQMISISEDLVLPKEISALFANLQKNSPSMPEAEVIRMIRENFKKDPRELFLEFDLRPVAAASIGQVHRAKLHSGEVVAVKIQYPKIVNAIKHDFQNLHKIDKLIHLLYPNKPNVDNMIQELKTSLIQECNYITEMEQIQFFKSQFKERFPMIVIPEVYPDYCSEQILTMEWVEGDSFEETLHYSDEEKNFLGTSLYESFLFSLWELKRLHTDPQNGNYLFKRDKIIMLDFGSTREFDPDFLVDYCGLLMCLEEDRFDHYIVISKHLHFFKEDEPEDMIKRHFEMIKSLYAPYTKSGTHPIEAINPFDLFKDFFKDLDFKGRKSPRQEFLLLDRSTFGLYAKLKGWRSEINWLEGRNKFRNSIENEVKFKYQF, encoded by the coding sequence ATGAGCGAAGAATTCAAATCAGGAAAACTTTCCCGATTTTTAAGCCTGGGCACCAGTCTAACCAAGGCCTCTGCCCAACTCGCCCTTGATGCCGCTAAAAATAAAGCGCAGGACTATATTGATAAAAATCCAAAGGCCCGCGACCTCGAGCTTAAAATCAAGGCCTCTAAAGAAATCATTCAAACCATGGGAGAACTCAAAGGGGCGATGATGAAATTAGGCCAGATGATTTCCATCTCAGAAGACCTGGTTTTACCAAAAGAAATCTCGGCCCTTTTTGCTAATCTTCAAAAAAATTCTCCTTCAATGCCAGAGGCAGAAGTCATTCGCATGATCAGAGAGAATTTCAAAAAAGATCCACGAGAGCTTTTTTTAGAATTTGATTTAAGGCCAGTGGCCGCTGCCAGTATCGGCCAGGTTCACAGAGCAAAATTGCATTCCGGCGAAGTAGTCGCGGTTAAAATTCAGTACCCAAAAATCGTCAATGCGATTAAACACGACTTTCAAAACCTGCACAAAATCGACAAACTTATTCACCTGCTCTATCCCAATAAGCCCAATGTCGACAACATGATTCAGGAGCTCAAAACATCCCTGATCCAGGAGTGTAACTACATCACTGAAATGGAGCAGATTCAGTTTTTTAAATCACAATTTAAAGAACGCTTTCCGATGATTGTCATTCCTGAAGTCTATCCTGATTACTGCTCGGAGCAGATTCTCACTATGGAATGGGTTGAAGGCGACAGCTTTGAAGAGACCCTTCACTACAGCGACGAAGAAAAAAATTTCCTGGGAACATCACTGTATGAAAGTTTTCTTTTTTCACTCTGGGAATTAAAACGACTGCACACTGATCCGCAAAACGGCAATTACCTTTTTAAACGCGACAAAATCATCATGCTGGATTTCGGTTCAACCCGTGAGTTTGATCCAGATTTTCTCGTCGATTACTGTGGTCTCCTGATGTGTTTGGAAGAAGACCGCTTCGATCACTACATCGTGATCTCCAAGCATCTACACTTCTTTAAAGAAGACGAACCAGAGGATATGATCAAGCGTCACTTCGAGATGATTAAGTCTCTTTATGCGCCCTATACCAAGTCTGGGACGCATCCAATTGAGGCCATCAATCCCTTTGACCTCTTCAAGGATTTTTTCAAGGATCTCGATTTTAAAGGCAGAAAATCCCCTCGACAGGAATTTCTCCTCCTCGATCGCTCAACTTTTGGCCTCTATGCAAAACTCAAGGGCTGGAGAAGCGAAATTAATTGGCTCGAAGGCCGAAATAAGTTTAGAAATTCCATCGAAAATGAGGTTAAATTTAAGTATCAGTTTTAG
- a CDS encoding metal ABC transporter permease: protein MSFINDFLQYDFLLYALLGTVCLSLTCGLISPLIIARKNAFMGAAISHSTLLGLAISLSLFEATQALPVFVSTLIITIFLTLFLAYSTFRQKLPNDSMIGIFYTSTMAMGIIIHTLFAKDQSDLLSFLFGNILLLTAEDLYLSLFILIITALLILVPLKKWLFLTYDEEGAITSGIKAQVFHYTFFVLLAFLIVTSIKLAGTVLVETLLLVPGFFALKFATNIRQTFVISTLFSVIFAVTGIILANAFGLPSGATLAVVLFGALVVSFFLKKVYTLLK from the coding sequence ATGAGTTTCATCAATGATTTTCTCCAGTACGATTTCCTGCTCTATGCTCTTTTAGGAACAGTGTGCCTGTCGCTGACTTGCGGTCTGATCTCACCTCTCATTATTGCCCGTAAAAATGCTTTTATGGGTGCGGCCATCTCTCACTCGACACTTTTAGGTCTGGCCATTTCACTTAGTTTATTTGAAGCGACACAGGCCCTGCCGGTTTTTGTCTCAACTCTTATCATCACTATTTTTCTGACGCTGTTTCTGGCCTACTCAACTTTCAGACAAAAACTGCCCAACGATTCAATGATCGGTATTTTTTATACTTCGACAATGGCGATGGGGATTATCATCCATACACTTTTTGCCAAAGACCAAAGTGATCTTTTAAGCTTTCTTTTTGGAAATATCCTGCTTTTAACAGCTGAAGACCTTTATCTTTCACTTTTCATTTTAATCATCACTGCTTTACTTATTTTAGTGCCGCTAAAAAAATGGCTCTTCTTAACATACGACGAAGAAGGAGCAATCACCTCGGGAATTAAAGCTCAGGTTTTTCATTACACTTTTTTTGTTTTACTGGCCTTTCTCATTGTCACAAGCATCAAATTAGCAGGGACCGTCCTGGTTGAAACATTACTCTTAGTTCCGGGATTTTTTGCACTGAAGTTTGCAACGAACATCAGACAAACCTTCGTTATCAGCACGCTCTTTTCTGTCATCTTCGCTGTTACCGGGATTATCCTAGCAAATGCGTTTGGTCTTCCTAGTGGTGCTACTCTTGCCGTCGTGCTCTTTGGAGCGCTGGTGGTATCGTTTTTCCTAAAAAAGGTTTATACTCTTCTTAAGTAA